The genome window AGTCGACCCTTGATGCTGCCCTCGGCGCCGTCGAGCTCCAGGTCGCGCGTGCCGCCGATGGTGGCTTCCGGCGGTGGAACCATGCTGACCAGTTGCTGATAGGCCTCACGCGCCTGCACGGGCTCCAGCTCGTGAAAGGCCGGGGCATTGGCCGCCTTCAGCTGCTCGAGGAATTGCTTTACCTGGGGATGCAGGGCCATCGGGGTCTCCTCATAGTGGGGATTTGTTTCGCCGCCAGAGCATGCCGCAAGCCGGCCTGGCGTGCGCGGCGCGAAGCGCGGCGGACAAATTGTTTAGACTGACGCCGCCAAAGATCCTCCGCGAGCGCCCCAGGCGCCAGCGCGAGGCATGAACTAGGGAGCATCCATGATCGAATCCGCAGGCGCGCGCTTCCGCGCAGCGTTGGCCGCAGAAACCCCGTTGCAGGTCATCGGCGCCATCAACGCCAATCACGCCCTGCTGGCCCAGCAGGCCGGCTTCCGGGCCATCTACCTTTCGGGTGGCGGTGTCGCCGCAGGCAGCCTCGGCTTGCCCGACCTGGGGATCTCCGGCCTCGACGACGTGCTGGTCGACGTCCGCCGCATCACCGACGTCTGCGACACCCCGCTTCTGGTCGACGTCGATACCGGCTTCGGTTCCAGCTTCTTCAATGTCGCGCGCACCACGAAGGCCATGATCAAGGCCGGCGCTGGTGCCATGCACATCGAGGATCAGGTCGGCGCCAAGCGCTGCGGCCACCGGCCGGGCAAGGAGATCGTCTCCAAGCAGGAGATGGTCGACCGCATCAAGGCTGCCGTCGACGCACGCACCGATCCCGACTTCGTGATCATGGCGCGCACCGACGCGCTGGCCGTGGAGGGCCTCGAAGCGGCCATCGACCGCGCCACGGCCTGCGTCGAGGCCGGTGCGGACATGATCTTCCCGGAGGCCATGACCGAACTCGCCATGTACAAGCGCTTCGCCGAAGCAGTGGGCGTGCCGGTGCTGGCCAACATCACCGAATTCGGCTCCACACCGCTGTTCACGGTCGACGAGCTGGCCTCGGCCGACGTTAGCCTGGTGCTCTATCCACTGTCGGCCTTCCGCGCCATGAACAAGGCCGCGCAGAACGTCTACGAGGCGGTGCGTCGCGACGGCACGCAGAAGAATGTCGTCGACACCATGCAGACGCGTGCCGAACTCTACGAAGCCATCAATTACCACGACTACGAGCGCAAGCTCGACGCCCTTTTTTCCTCTAAGCAGTGAGGCCTAGGCCGCGCTGCGACAGCCCTGATCTGTAACGGAGACAACCCCATGAGCGAAACCGAGAACAAGGCCGGCCCGAAGCCGAAGAAGTCCGTCGCGCTGTCCGGTGTCACCGCCGGCAACACCGCGTTGTGTACGGTCGGCCGTAGCGGCAACGATCTGCACTACCGCGGCTACGACATTCTCGATCTGGCCGAGTACTGCGAGTTCGAGGAGATTGCCTATCTGCTCGTGCACGAGAAGTTGCCCACCGAAGCCGAGTTGACCGCCTACAAGGCGAAGCTCCGGCGTCTGCGCGGCCTGCCCGTGGCCGTGACGGAAGCGCTGGAGGCGCTGCCCGCCTCCTCGCATCCGATGGATGTCATGCGCACCGGTGTTTCCGTGCTGGGCTGCGCGCTGCCGGAAAAGGATGACCACAGCACCGCCGGCGCACGCGAGATCGCCGACCGCCTGCTGGCCAGCCTCAGCTCCATGCTGCTGTACTGGTACCACTTCAGCCACAACAGCAAGCGCATCGACACCGAGACCGATGACGACTCCATCGGCGGGCACTTCCTGCACCTGTTGCACGGCACGCCGCCCAGCGACAACTGGGAGCGCGCCATGCACACCAGCCTGATCCTATACGCGGAGCACGAGTTCAACGCGTCGACCTTCACTTCGCGCGTGGTCACCGGCACCGGCGCCGACTTCCATTCCGCCATCTGCGGCGGCATTGGCGCGCTGCGCGGGCCCAAGCACGGCGGCGCCAACGAGGTCGCCTTCGACATCCAGCAGCGTTACGACAACGCCGATGAGGCAGAGGCGGACATCCGCGAGCGCGTATCCAAGAAGGAAGTCGTCATCGGCTTCGGCCACCCCGTCTACACCGTGGCCGACCCGCGCAACAAGGTCATCAAGGAAATCGCTCGCAAGCTCTCCGAGGAGCAGGGAAACAAGAAGATGTATGACATCGCCGAGCGCATCGAGTCGGTGATGTGGGACGCCAAGAAGATGTTCCCGAACCTCGACTGGTTCAGCGCGGTGAGCTACTACATGATGGGTGTGCCCACGGCCATGTTTACGCCGCTCTTTGTGCTGGCGCGTACAGCCGGCTGGAGCGCGCACATCATCGAGCAGCGCCTCGACGGAAAGATCATTCGTCCCTCGGCCAATTACATCGGGCCCGAGGACCAGAAGTTCGTCCCCATCAAGAAGCGCAAGTAGCCGCTTCGCATTTCTGACGGCTGCCGCCCGGCATCGCGCCGGCGCGGCCGATTGATCTAGCGCATGGAAGCTTTCGTCGCGGCGGTGGCTCTCATCGCTGCTGCCGAGATCGGCGACAAGTCGCAGCTGCTGGCGCTGGCGCTGGCCGCGCGTTTCCGGCGGCCCTGGTCAGTGGCTGGCGGTATTGCTGTCGCGGCGCTTGCCAGCCACGGCCTGGCCGGCCTGCTGGGTGCCTGGGTGGCTGCGCATGTTCCCGAGACGCTGCAGGCGAACCTGGTTGGGGTCGGGTTCCTGCTGATGGCGCTGTGGGTGTTGCTGCCCGACGGCCACGACGACGATGCCGCCAGCATCCCGCAGCGCAGCGTGCGCAGCGCGCTGCTGGCCACGGCGCTGCTTTTCTTCGTCGCCGAGCTGGGGGACAAGACCCAGGTCGCGACGCTGGCGCTGGCCGCGCGTTTCGAGACGCCGCTCCCCGTCATCATTGGCGCGGCTGTCGGCATGACGGCCATCAATCTGCCCGTGGTCTGGCTCGGCCACCGTTTTGCGGCGCGACTGCCGGTGCGCCCCATGCGCTTCATCGGCGCCGCCCTATTCGCGCTGCTCGGCATGGCCACCCTGATCTGGGGCTGAGCGTCCTGCAGGCATGGCACCGGCTCGCTACAGTGCGCGCGCGGCACGGGGCCGCGCAGGGAGCAGCTTCATGATTACACCGGCCGAGTGGCGCGCCGCTGGCGATGTCTTTGACTTCGGCAGCCATCGCATTTTCTATCGGCTGCATCGTCGCGACGCCGAGCGGCCGCGCGCGCTGATCTGCATCCACGGCTTTCCGACCGCCTCCTGGGATTGGCAGGCGGTCTGGGAACGATTGACCGCGGCCTTCGATGTGGTGGTCGCGCCGGATATGCTGGGCTTCGGCTTTTCGGCGAAGCCGCCCGGTCATCGCTACAGCATTGCCGAGCAGTGCAGCCTGCACGAGGTATTGGCTGAGCGTCTCGGTATCGACGAGGCCGTGCTGCTCGCCCACGACTATGGCGACACCGTGGCGCAGGAATGGCTGGCACGTGCCATCGACGGCAGCGCCCGCGTCCGGCCGCGGGCTGTGGCCTTTCTCAACGGCGGCCTCTTTCCGGAGACGCATCGCGCACGCTTCGTGCAGAAGGCGCTGGCATCGAAAGTCGGCCCGCTTCTGGCGCAGGCCATGGGGCGTCGCGGCTTCGACCGAACATTCCGCGGCATCTTCGGCGCCAATAGTCAGCCCTCCGAGGCCGAGCTGGACGCCTTCTGGGAGCTGGCCACGCGCGATGGCGGCAAGGCGGCGATGGCCCGGCTCATCGGCTACATGGCCGAACGTCGCGCATATCGGGAACGCTGGGTGGGCGCGCTGACGGCCAGCCCGGTGCCGCTGCGCGTCATCGACGGTCTCGACGACCCGGTGTCGGGCGCGCACATGGTCGCGCGCTACCGCGAGCTGGTGGCGCATCCGGATGTGGTGGAGCTGCCGGGCGTCGGCCACTATCCCCAGGTCGAGGCGCCCGGTGCCGTGGCCGATGCCTTTCTGAGCTGGTCGGAGTTGCCGGCATGAGGCCGGTGCGCGAGTTGCTCGTCTTCCACGGCCTCTACGGGCTGGCGGCTTTGCTCCTGCTGGGCTTCGCGCCGGCCGGGTACTACGGGTTGACGGTCTCCGGCCTGGTAGTCGGTTACCACGTGGCACTGGTCGGCACCGCGCTGGCCGGCGGCCGCAGCGAGTGGCTACGACTGTGGGCATTCCTGCTGCCGCTGTCGCTGCTGCAGGTCGTGCCGGACTGGATCCTGGCCGAGCTGATCGGCAGCCTGCGTTTCCATGATCACGGTGTGCCTCGCATCGGCGCGGTGCCGGTCTATATGGCGGGCATGTGGATGATCCCGCTCTTCCTCTGCGTGCGGCTCGCCGACGCGCTGGGCACGGGACCGGTGCGCCCCATGCTGGCCGCCGGCTTGGCGCTGGTTCTCTTCGGCAGCTCGGAGTGGTACGCCGCACCGCTGGGGCTGTGGCAGGCCGTGGGCGTGCAGCAGGAGTGGCTGGGCATTGCCTTCTATGTGCTTCCGGCCGAAGTGCTGCTGGGCCTTGCGGCCTGGTGGGGCTATCAGCGCACCGGCGGCAATCCGCTGGAATCCATCCTGGTGGCGGCGGGCATCAGCGTCCTCTATACCGGCGCGTTGATCACGAGCTGGTTCTTCATCGAAATGGGAACGCGACCATGAGCGACCGACTGGCCGCTGTACGTGCCCTGCAGCTGCACCGCGATCTGGGCGTGACCGGCATCGAGGCCGCCGACGGCGCGGCGACGCTGTGCTTCACGGTGAACCCTTACGCGGTCAATCCGGCCGGTGCGCTGCACGGCGGCGTGCTATACACGCTTTGTGATGTGGCGGCCTATTCGGCGCTGCTGTCGCAGCTGCCGATGGATCGCGAGGCGGTGACCCATGATCTGCACGTCTCGGTAATGCGCGCGGCAAGCGAAGGCGAGAAGGTGGCAATTGAAGCCCATGTGCGTCGCCTGGGACGAAGCATCGCCTTCATCGACGTCGAGGCTCGCGCCGGCGAGCGGCTGTTGGCCACGGCGCGCGTGACCAAGAGCCTCGTCAATTGCTAAGGATCTGCGTTCGCTGCGGACGATGCCTGTTCATGTCCCTGGTGGGGGTGTAGCTTTAACGCGTGTCGGCGGCGAATCAGCACTCCAGCCTCTGGCGAGCCTTCTCGTGGGCGAGGCGGATGGTGGACGCCTGAAGGAAGGCGCGTCCGGGCGCCAGACCCAGTTTGCCGAGGGCATGCACCGGCACCGTAGGCGCTGACTCGCCGGCGGCCAATGCGCATCCATAGCGGGCGGTCAGCACCAGATCGGCATAGTCGGAGGGGCCCGTATGCTGGTAGTCGGGCATTACGGCCAGCTCCGGAATTTCCTGCAGCAGGCGCGGAAAGGACCAGTGCGCCAGCAGATCCCGACCGATGCTGGGCCCGACTGCGGTCGCGACGGGCTCAAGTTGCGTTTCATCGTCCAATAACTCGGGCTCGTCGTCGAAAAGCCGGATCAGCGGCAGCAGGCCCACCCGATGCAGCAGGCCGGCCGTCATGGCCGTCTCGGGGGCCAAGTCGCTGCACTCGCGCGCCAGGGCTTCGCTGAGCGCGGCAACGTCCAGGCTGACCCGCCAGCACTCCTGCGCCAAGCGTTGCAGATCGTATGAGCGCGCCAGGAACATCTGCTCGAGGGCGACGCGATGTACCAGCGCGCGGCTATAGGCGAGTCCGAGACGGGTGACGGCGGCCTGTGTGCTCTGCACCCGCACGCGACTGGCGGCGTAGGCGCTGTTGGCAGCCTGGATCAGGCGCGCAGCGGTGGCCGGGTCCTGGCTGATGGCTGTGGCGACATCGGCTGCGCCGACAGCTTCGGCCCCGACGATGGCGTCGATGCGCAGCGCCAGGTCGGGCAGGGTGGGCAGCGGCAGCTGCCCTGCCGCGAGGCGCTCCTGCACGAGCTGAATGAGCGCGCTCTGGCTGCCGGTGGGTGTTGCGAGATTGGCTCCGTCCATGTGCCGAGTATCGGCACACGCACCCCGCCGGCGTCCGAATGGACGATGGCCGGCGGCTGTGCGGCGACGAGTCGCGCCGGTGGGTCGCGGCCCTGTCGCTGAGGCGTCGCGAATACCGGCCGGGCGCGGGGCCCAGCCGGCTTAGCCCAACGGGCTATTCGACCATGATGGTGATGCGCTCGCTGGAGACGACGGGGTCGTGCGGCTGGTGCTTCCAGTCGCCCAACACCAACTGCAGCGTGTGCTCGCCCGGTTCCAGTTCCAGCTCGGTCTGCGTCTGTCCGCCGCCGAAGTGGATGTGCTGCTCGTCGGCCGGCAGCGGTCGGTCGGTCGGGAAATCCTCGACGTCGACCAGCAGGTGATGATGGCCAGTGCCTTCCTTGTGCATTCCGGCCGGCGCCACGCCGGCGCCCTCCAGGCCGAAGCGCAGCGTGACCGGGCTGCTCACCGTGTCGCCGTCCTCAAGGCCGATGAAATAGACGCGCGCGTCGCCCGGCGCCGCCAGACGGCCCTGCGGCAGCGAAGATTTCGCTTCGGGCTGCTTGTCGCTTGTGCTGTTGGCGCCACTGCTGCCTTCAGCATCGCCGGTGTTCTGGCCGCCGCAGGCGCCGAGCGCCAGGGTGGCTGTGATGGCGGCGATGCCGAGCGGACGAAGTATCGAATTGCGCATGTTGCTACCTCCCTCGTGGACCATCGGATGTCAGCTGCCCGCGCGACGCGTATCAACGCCGTCGGCGCTGCCGACAATGAGCAGATCGGCGCCGCGGCGGGCGAAGAGCCCGACGGTGACGATGCCCGGAAACTGATTCAGTTCGGCTTCGACCTTGATGGGGTCTGTCAGCTCAAGGCCGGTCACATCGAGAATGACGTTGCCGTTGTCGGTGGTGCAACCCTCGCGCAGCTTCGGCTGACCGCCCATGGCGACGAGCTTGCGCGCGACCATGGAGCGCGCCATCGGGATCACCTCGATGGGCAGCGGGAACTCGCCGAGGCGCTTGACGCACTTGCTCTCGTCGACGATGCAGACGAAGCGCCGGCTGGCCTCGGCGACGATCTTCTCGCGCGTGAGCGCGCCGCCACCGCCCTTGATGAGCCGCAGGTGCGGATCGGCCTCGTCGGCGCCGTCGATGTAGAGATCCAGCGTGCCGGCGCTGTTGAGATCGACCACCTTGTAGCCGTGGCGTTCCAGACGCTCGCTGGAGGCGTCCGAGGAGGAAACTGTCGCCTCCAGGCGGATGCGCTTCTCGGCGAGCAGGTCGATGAAGATGTTGACCGTCGAGCCGGTTCCGACGCCCAGCACATCACCGCCGTTGACGTGCTCTATGGCGGCCTCGGCCGCGCGGCGCTTGGCGTTGTCCTGGGACATGGGGGTGTTCCTGTCGGATGGTGCCCCGCAGCATAGCGAATGCGCGCGGCGGCTGTCCGTGTACAGCCTCAGGTGCGCGCGCCGAAGAGGCTGCTACCGACGCGCACCATGGTGGCGCCACAGGCTATGGCGGTCTCGAAGTCCGCGCTCATGCCCATGGACAGCGTATCCAGCGGCCAGCCGGCCGCGCGCAGGCGGTCGAAGAGCGCGCGCATCCGCTCGAAGTCTGCCTGTGGCGGCTGTCCGTCGGCGGGCGGCGCGGGGATGGCCATCAGCCCCCGCAGCTGCAGACCGGGTTGTTCCGCTACAAGCGCGCAAAGCGCTTCGGTCGCATCGGGTGCGACGCCGGACTTGCTGGCTTCGCCCGAGATGTTGACCTGCACGCAGGCCTGCAGCGGTGGCTGCGCCTCGCCACGGGCCGCGCCGAGCCGGCGCGCGATCTTCTCTCGATCCACGCCCTGGGCCCAGTCGAAGTGCGCGGCGATGTCAGCGCACTTGTTCGACTGGATCGGCCCGATGTGGTGCCAGAGCAGATCGTCACGATCGAGTTCGCGCCGCTTGGCTATACCCTCCTGCGCATAGTTTTCGCCGAAGACGCGCTGACCGGCGTCGGCTGCCGCACGTACGGCCGCTGCCGGCTGTTTCTTGGAGACCGCGATCAGGGTTATGGGCGCGTCGCTTCCGGCGCGCCGCTGCGCCGCCGCGATCCGTTCATGGATCGAATGAAGCCGTTCGGCGACTGCAGGGCTGTGGTCAGTCATCGTCGAGAACTATAGTCTTGCCGGAAACAAGCCTTCACCAGGCGTTACAACGCCGAGCACGAAAGGGGACCTCGCGGCATGGATATCACGCAGCTGCTGACCTTCGCCGTCAAGCAGAACGCATCGGACCTGCATCTTTCGGCCGGTGTCGAGCCGATGATTCGCGTCGACGGTGACGTCAAGCGCATCAACCTGCCTGCGCTGGAGCACAAGCAGGTGCACGCCATGATCTACGACATCATGAACGACAAGCAGCGCAAGGACTTCGACGAGAACTTCGAGACGGACTTCTCCTTCGAGATCTCCGGTCTGGCGCGTTTCCGCGTCAACGCCTTCAACCAGGGGCGCGGCGCCGGCGCCGTTTTCCGGACCATCCCCTCGAAGATCCTGTCGCTGGAGGATCTCGGCGCGCCCGAGATCTTCAAGCAGATCTGCGACGTGCCGCGCGGCATCGTGCTGGTCACCGGCCCGACCGGCTCGGGCAAGTCGACCACGCTGGCGGCGATGATCGACCACATCAACAAGAATGAGTACGGCCACATCCTCACCATCGAGGACCCCATCGAGTTCGTGCACAACTCGAACAAGTGCCTCATCAACCAGCGCGAGGTGCACCGAGACACCCTCGGCTTCAACGAGGCGCTGCGCTCGGCGCTGCGCGAGGATCCGGACGTCATCCTTGTCGGCGAGCTGCGCGATCTGGAAACCATCCGCCTGGCGCTGACCGCTGCCGAAACCGGTCACCTTGTCTTCGGCACCCTGCACACCAGCTCGGCCGCCAAGACCATCGACCGCATCGTCGACGTCTTCCCGGCCTCGGAGAAGGACATGGTGCGCGCCATGCTGTCGGAGTCGCTGCGCTCGGTGATCTCGCAGTCGCTGCTCAAGAAGGTCGGCGGCGGCCGTGTCGCTGCGCACGAGATCATGATCGGCAATGCCGCCATCCGGAACCTGATCCGGGAGAACAAGATCGCGCAGATGTACTCGGCGATCCAGACAGGTGGCCGCGAAGGCATGCAGACCCTCGACCAGAATCTCAAGGAGTTGGTGCGCGCCGGCAAGGTGACGAGCAGCGAAGCCCGCATGTACGCCAATTCCAAGGCCGATTTCCACTAAGCCGGAGCCTTTCATGGATCGCGACGCCGCCGTCAAGCTCGTCACCCAGCTGTTGCGCCTGGTCAAGGAAAAGGGGGCCTCGGACCTCTTCATCACGGCCGGCTTTCCACCTGCCATGAAGATCGACGGTCAGATGACCGCTGTCATGGACAAGCCGCTGTCGGCGCCGAATGCCGCGCTCATCGTGCGCGCCATCATGAACGACCGACAGCTCAAGGAGTTCGAGGCCACCAACGAATGCAACTTCGCGATCGCGCCGCAGGACATCGGCCGCTTTCGCGTCAACGCTTTCGTGCAGCAGAACTATTCCGGCGCGGTGCTGCGCCCCATCGAGACCCAGATCCCCACGCTCACCCAGCTCGATCTGCCGAAGGCGCTCGGCGACATCACGATGTCCAAGCGCGGCATGGTGCTGATGGTGGGCGCGACCGGCTCCGGCAAGTCGACCTCGCTGGCGGCCATGCTGGGGCATCGCAATAGCGAGTCGCGCGGGCACATCGTCACCATCGAGGATCCCATCGAGTTCGTGCATCCGCACAAGGGCTGCGTCATCACGCAGCGCGAGGTGGGCGTCGACACGCACAGCTGGGACAATGCGCTGAAGAACACGCTGCGCCAGGCGCCCGACGTGATCCTGATCGGCGAGATCCGCACGCGCGAGACGATGGAATACGCCATCAACTTCGCCGAGACGGGCCATCTCGTGCTGTCGACGCTGCACGCCAACTCCTCGAATCAGGCGCTGGACCGCATCATCAACTTCTTCCCGGAGGACAAGCGCGAGCAGGTGCTGATGGACCTGTCGCTGAATCTGCGCGCCATCATCAGTCAGCGCCTGGTGCGCAAGGAGAACGGCGGGCGCAAGGCGGCCGTGGAGATCCTGCTCAACACGCCGCTGATCTCGGACCTCATCTTCAAGGGCGAAGTCTCGGGCATTAAGGAAGTCATGACGCGCTCGCGCGAGCAGGGCATGCAGACCTTCGATCAGCATCTCTTCGATCTCTTCGAGGCCGGCGACATCACCTACGAGGAGGCCCTGCGCAACGCCGATTCGCAGAACGAGCTGCGTCTGCGCATCAAGCTGGAATCGAATCGCGCCGCTACCGATCTGAACAACGACCCTGACGTGCAGAAGCTCTCCATGCACGAGGACGACGACGAGGAGGCCCGCTGGCGATGAGCAACGCCACCGCACCGATGGAGGGTTTCCGCAAGCTCCAGCCCTATCTGCGGCTGGCGGCCGAGAAGCGGGCATCCGACCTCTACTTCAGTTCGGGAGCGCCGGCGATGATCCGCATCGAAGGCGAGATGCATCCGGTCGGGCGGGAGTCGCTCAGCGGTCGCGAGATCGCTGCCATGGCCGATGCCGTGCTCAGCGATAGCCAGCGCCGCGAGCTGCACGAGCGCCGCGCGGTGGACCTCGCCACGCAGGCGGGGGGACTCGGCCGTTTTCGCATCAACGTCTTCTATCAGCGCGGCGAGATCGCCATGGTGGCGCGCTTCGTCGGCGCCGACGTCCCCACCATCCAGGGGCTGGGCCTGCCCGAGGTGCTTGCCGATCTGGCGATGCAGCGGCGCGGTCTGATTCTGGTGGTGGGCGCCACCGGCAGCGGCAAGTCGACGACGCTGGCCGCGATGCTCGACGAGCGCAATCGCAGGCAGCAGGGGCACCTGCTGACCATCGAGGATCCCATCGAGTACGTGCACGCGCACAAGCGCGGCATCGTCAATCAGCGCGAGGTGGGTATCGACGTGCCCGACTACGAGAGCGCGCTGGTCTCCGCCATGCGCGAGGCGCCCGACGTCGTGCTCGCCGGCGAGATTCGCGTGCGCGCCACCATGCAGGCCTGCCTGCACATGGCGAACACCGGGCATCTGGCGATGTCGACGCTGCACGCCAACAATTCCTATCAGGCGCTGCAGCGCATCATCAATTTCTACCCCGCCGACCTGCGGCCGCAGCTGAACATGGATCTGGGCATGATGCTGCGCGCGATCATCGCGCAGCGTCTCGTCCGCGGCGTCGACGGCCGCCGCGTGGCCGCCTGCGAAGTGCTGCTCAATACCCCCTTCGTCAGCGAACTGATCACCTCCGGCCGCATCGGCGAGGTGCACGATGCGCTGGAGTCTTCGCGCGACCGCGGCATGCAGAGCTTCGACCACGCCCTGGCCACGCTCTATCGCGAGGGCCGCATCACGCAGCAGGAAGCCCTCGACAATGCCGACTCGCGCGCCAATCTGGAGGCCAAGCTGCACTTCGGCAGCTGAGCGAGGCATGCGGGCTTGATGCGCGGCGCCTGCGTCGCCAGAGTGGGGTTCTACGCGACCACCCCCGGTGCCCATGTCGAATCTCCTGCCTCCCGTAAAAGCCGCCGGTGCCACCATCCCGGCGCTCGGTTTCGGTACCTTCGAGCTCGCGCCGGAGGAAGCCGGCCCGGCAGTTCATGCCGCACTGGAGGCGGGCTACCGGCACATCGATACCGCCCAGATCTACCGCAACGAGGCCGCCGTCGGCGAGGCTGTAGCCGCAAGTCCGGTGCCGCGCGCGGACATCTTCCTGACCACCAAGGTGTGGATCGATCACTTCCGCGACGGCGATCTGCAGGCATCCGTGGCCGACAGTCTGCAGCGCCTGCGCGTCGATGCCGTGGATCTGCTGCTGCTGCACTGGCCGAATCCCGAAGTGCCGCTGTCGGAAACCCTGGGCGCGCTGCTCGATGCCCAGGCACGCGGCCTGACACGACACATCGGCATCAGCAACTTCCCCTCGCCGCTGATGCGCGAGGCCGCCGCTGTCGCGCCGGGTCGCATCGCCACCAATCAGGTCGAATACCACCCCTTCCTGTCGCAGCGTGCCGTGCTGGCCACGGCCCGGGAGCTGGGCATGAGCGTTACCGCCTACAGCCCGCTGGCGCGCGGCCAGGTCTTCGGCGATCCCGTGCTCAAGCGCATCGGCGACGCGCACGGCAAGAACGAGGGGCAGGTCGCGATCCGCTGGCTGCTCGATCAGGGCGTGGCCGTGCTGCCGCGCAGCAAGTCCGCGGCGCACATCCGCGACAATCTCGCCGTCGATGACTGCGTACTCACCGAGACCGAGCACGCCGCCATCGCCGAGCAGCTTGCCAAGGATCGGCGGCTGATCAACCCGCGCTTCGCGCCGGACTGGGACAGCGACTGAATCGGGCTTTCAACCCGGCGCGACCGGAATCAGGCGGCGGTCGCTTGAGGCGGGGCAAAGGCTGTCCGGATGCACGAGCAAGCCGCGCCGCTTCAGGCGCGCGACGAAGCGCAGCGGCGTCGTGGCCACCGTGCGTACAGCCGGGCACGCGTCGCCGCGTCCACGCCGGGCAGCCGTGTTTTGCGGTGCGCCGGATAGCCGGCATGTCGATGCGCCGGCTATCGCCGCTGGCGGAGGGATGCTGCTTCGTCTCATTGGCGTGCGGAACGTTGCGGGGCGATGCGAAACAGCGTGTAACGCCGGCTGCTGTCGATGGCGTCTCCATGGTTCTGCAGGGCTTGCATCATCGAGGTGTCGCGTTTGCGCACCGCGACCAGTATCGGTTCGCTGCGTTCTTCCCTTTCGATTCGCGTCATCAGGGACTCGCGTTTGATGACGCGCACTTGGTCGCGACTGTAGAAGCGGGCCGAGAACGGCACTCCGTCGAGGTAGCTCAGGTCGCTGACCGCCATGGCTGGCGATGCCGCTACGCGGGTGATCAGTTCCCTTTCCGTCTTCAATGCGCCCGGGTGCCATGCATACCAGGTTCCCGCGACGACCGCGATCACGGGGATCAATGCGGCGGTGGACAAGCGCCATGCTGGATGGGGCCGTTCGTTGCTAGCCGCGATCGCTCCCGCGGTGAGGATCGCCAGAAAGGGCAGCCCCGGCAGGAGATAGGTGTGCAGGATATTGCCGGAAAAGGTGAAGAAGACGGCGGGGGACAGAGCCGCGGCGAGCAGCAAGCTGACCGTCCCGGGACAGCGCGGCTGCCACGGATGCGCCACGGCATTGCCGCTCCAGCGCCCTCTTACCCAGACGGCCAGGGCGATCAGCCCCCAGGGAAAGCTGGCAGCCAGGAGAAAGAGCCAGATGGTGCCGCGAGGAAAGTCGTGCGCCGAGCCGTACAGATCGCCCGACCAGTCGCTG of Algiphilus aromaticivorans DG1253 contains these proteins:
- the rpiA gene encoding ribose-5-phosphate isomerase RpiA, which produces MSQDNAKRRAAEAAIEHVNGGDVLGVGTGSTVNIFIDLLAEKRIRLEATVSSSDASSERLERHGYKVVDLNSAGTLDLYIDGADEADPHLRLIKGGGGALTREKIVAEASRRFVCIVDESKCVKRLGEFPLPIEVIPMARSMVARKLVAMGGQPKLREGCTTDNGNVILDVTGLELTDPIKVEAELNQFPGIVTVGLFARRGADLLIVGSADGVDTRRAGS
- a CDS encoding YggS family pyridoxal phosphate-dependent enzyme: MTDHSPAVAERLHSIHERIAAAQRRAGSDAPITLIAVSKKQPAAAVRAAADAGQRVFGENYAQEGIAKRRELDRDDLLWHHIGPIQSNKCADIAAHFDWAQGVDREKIARRLGAARGEAQPPLQACVQVNISGEASKSGVAPDATEALCALVAEQPGLQLRGLMAIPAPPADGQPPQADFERMRALFDRLRAAGWPLDTLSMGMSADFETAIACGATMVRVGSSLFGART
- a CDS encoding type IV pilus twitching motility protein PilT, producing MDITQLLTFAVKQNASDLHLSAGVEPMIRVDGDVKRINLPALEHKQVHAMIYDIMNDKQRKDFDENFETDFSFEISGLARFRVNAFNQGRGAGAVFRTIPSKILSLEDLGAPEIFKQICDVPRGIVLVTGPTGSGKSTTLAAMIDHINKNEYGHILTIEDPIEFVHNSNKCLINQREVHRDTLGFNEALRSALREDPDVILVGELRDLETIRLALTAAETGHLVFGTLHTSSAAKTIDRIVDVFPASEKDMVRAMLSESLRSVISQSLLKKVGGGRVAAHEIMIGNAAIRNLIRENKIAQMYSAIQTGGREGMQTLDQNLKELVRAGKVTSSEARMYANSKADFH
- a CDS encoding PilT/PilU family type 4a pilus ATPase, which encodes MDRDAAVKLVTQLLRLVKEKGASDLFITAGFPPAMKIDGQMTAVMDKPLSAPNAALIVRAIMNDRQLKEFEATNECNFAIAPQDIGRFRVNAFVQQNYSGAVLRPIETQIPTLTQLDLPKALGDITMSKRGMVLMVGATGSGKSTSLAAMLGHRNSESRGHIVTIEDPIEFVHPHKGCVITQREVGVDTHSWDNALKNTLRQAPDVILIGEIRTRETMEYAINFAETGHLVLSTLHANSSNQALDRIINFFPEDKREQVLMDLSLNLRAIISQRLVRKENGGRKAAVEILLNTPLISDLIFKGEVSGIKEVMTRSREQGMQTFDQHLFDLFEAGDITYEEALRNADSQNELRLRIKLESNRAATDLNNDPDVQKLSMHEDDDEEARWR
- a CDS encoding PilT/PilU family type 4a pilus ATPase, which gives rise to MSNATAPMEGFRKLQPYLRLAAEKRASDLYFSSGAPAMIRIEGEMHPVGRESLSGREIAAMADAVLSDSQRRELHERRAVDLATQAGGLGRFRINVFYQRGEIAMVARFVGADVPTIQGLGLPEVLADLAMQRRGLILVVGATGSGKSTTLAAMLDERNRRQQGHLLTIEDPIEYVHAHKRGIVNQREVGIDVPDYESALVSAMREAPDVVLAGEIRVRATMQACLHMANTGHLAMSTLHANNSYQALQRIINFYPADLRPQLNMDLGMMLRAIIAQRLVRGVDGRRVAACEVLLNTPFVSELITSGRIGEVHDALESSRDRGMQSFDHALATLYREGRITQQEALDNADSRANLEAKLHFGS
- a CDS encoding aldo/keto reductase, with protein sequence MSNLLPPVKAAGATIPALGFGTFELAPEEAGPAVHAALEAGYRHIDTAQIYRNEAAVGEAVAASPVPRADIFLTTKVWIDHFRDGDLQASVADSLQRLRVDAVDLLLLHWPNPEVPLSETLGALLDAQARGLTRHIGISNFPSPLMREAAAVAPGRIATNQVEYHPFLSQRAVLATARELGMSVTAYSPLARGQVFGDPVLKRIGDAHGKNEGQVAIRWLLDQGVAVLPRSKSAAHIRDNLAVDDCVLTETEHAAIAEQLAKDRRLINPRFAPDWDSD
- a CDS encoding ArnT family glycosyltransferase, whose product is MALLPYADTTEPRYAEIARIMAESGDWITPWFDAGVPFWGKPPLAFWLQALSFRALGVSEFAGRLPSWLANLGIVYLTYRTARSLHPHPGGSSSAQAGLWAALIYSTTALAFISAGTVMTDSFLALGTTLTIASLIIRLQGGAWYWGYAFFVGLAIGLLAKGPLALVLTGLPTAFWVLVTGQWRTLFRTLPWLQGTLMMLALAVPWYILAELKTPGFLDYFIVGEHFKRFLVSDWSGDLYGSAHDFPRGTIWLFLLAASFPWGLIALAVWVRGRWSGNAVAHPWQPRCPGTVSLLLAAALSPAVFFTFSGNILHTYLLPGLPFLAILTAGAIAASNERPHPAWRLSTAALIPVIAVVAGTWYAWHPGALKTERELITRVAASPAMAVSDLSYLDGVPFSARFYSRDQVRVIKRESLMTRIEREERSEPILVAVRKRDTSMMQALQNHGDAIDSSRRYTLFRIAPQRSARQ